From Candidatus Atribacteria bacterium ADurb.Bin276:
CCCGAGAAATATATAATCAATGAATTCAAAATCATCCCAAAAATAGTGCTAAGTTAATAATTCACACACGATATTATATAATAAAAAATACTATATTATAACAAAATTTGTATGTTATAATAATTCATAATAAAAATGAAAAGAAGAGTTATATTCAGATATAATAATATTAATAATGAAAAATATCTATAAAATATATTATAATGATAGATAATCAGATAATTATAATTAACCAATTCGTTATGAGTAAGTGATTAACCATAGTGTGTCTTTGCAAAAATTAAAATTAGTTAAAAGGATCAAAATTTAGAAAATAAGGTTGAAACCAAAAATTCATTTCTTGTTTAGTTTTATACTGCAGGAACACCAAAAATAAAGAAAAAAAGAAGGAGGTGCAATAATTTTTTTATTAAGTGGTATTTTAATCCAAATTGGAGTAAAAATTTAAAAAGGAGGAATGAATTGTGAGGAAAAAAGGAACAAAAATTTTATTAGGAGTATTGGTTTTAGTCGTTGTTTCAGCTTTAATATCATTTGCTTTTGCTCAGGATATGGACCAATTGGAAATAGATACAGCTAATGCAGTTTTTGAAGCTGCTGATAAGGGACAACCTGACCCTTCATGGCAAGGAAAGAAATTCACGATCGCAGTTTTAGCATCAGGCCCCCACGGAGCCATTTCTGGTCCTCTTTTCTTTTGGCGACCTTTTTGGGAAAAGCTGACCGGAGCAACCTACGATGTCGCTGAAATTCCTTTTGGTGAATTACAAGCAAAAATCTTTACCGATTTAGCAACCGAGACTGGGAATTACGATGCCATAGTTGGCCCAAGTTTCTTCTATGGCGATTACATTGCCAATGATTGGATCATTCCCATTGATAAATATTTTGATGATGCAAGAATGCCCAAGTGGAATCGGGATGCAATTGCAGCACCAATTCGCGAGCTTTATCAGTGGGGAGGAAAATGGTATGGTTTTAATAATGACCACGATGGAATGGTCATTTATTTTAGAAAAGACCTCTTCAATGATCCTAAATGGCAGGAAGAATTTAAAAACGAATTCAATTATGATTTGCCAGTCCGTCCAGATAGTTGGCAGGAAATTCTTGATTTAGCTAAGTTTTTTAATGGGAAAGACTGGAATGGAGATGGAAAGGAAGACTTTGGAATCAGTATGCATCTTAAAGTTGGCGAGCAAGGTTTCTTTAACTATATTGCCTTAGCAGGTGGCTTTGTCGTCATGCCGGCTCCCGGTGATAATCCAGCTAAGGTAACCCGCTTTCACAATCAATTTTGGTTTGATCCGGAAACCATGAAACCTTTAACCAACACCCCTGGACACGTAAAAGCTATGGAAATGTTAGTTGAACTCTGCAAGTATGGTCCAGCCGCTATGGTTAGTTGGGGCTTGGGAGAAGCCTGGGATATCTTCCTTAGAGGAGATTGCGCCATGGTCTTTACCTTCGGTGATGTGGGAACCTTGTCTCAAGACACCCGCGTTTCTGTCGTTCAAGGAAAGCTTGGCGTGGTTCCCATTCCTGGTAGTAGCGAGGTTTATGACCTAGAAACCAATGCATGGGTGAAGATGGATAAATCTAATTTAGTAGCGAATGAATCAGGTGCATCCTGGCATGGAGTTATCACCAAATATGCTGAAGATCCTGATATGATAGCTCATTTCTTCTCCTGGCAAGCAACACCGGAGATTAACCACTGGAATGTTGCTTGGGGATGGAGTGGAATCGACCCAGGGACAATCTATGACTTTTTAGAACCAGAAGGTCAAGCAAAAATTGAAGATTATACAACGACTGGTTATAATGAGGCCGACATTCGTGAATTCTTAGATGCTTATAATACAATGTGGTTCAAGTACCCACTAAGTATTCCTTACCTGAGAATTGCCGGAGCTGCCGATTACATTGAAAGCTTGGATATCCATATGTCGGAAGCCCTAACTGGTCAAGCATCACCTCAAGAAGCTCTTGATCGTGTTGCCAGTGATTGGGAAAATATCACCGAAGAATTAGGTCGAGAAGAACAGAAAGCTTTGTATTGGGATGCAATTGGTTATACTGGAGAATAATTTTTCGGTACTGATTGACAGAAAATAATGGGTTAGGGGGCTGGTTGGGATGACAAACCAGCCCCCTATTTTGAAGGAGGAGGTTGCGTTGGGCGTGGAAAAAAAGAGGATACCTCTTAAAGAGCAGGGGAAAAAATGGTTTATTGCACCCGCTATTACCTGGCTCATGCTGTTTACTTTAGCTCCCCTAATCTATACAGTTTATTTAAGTTTTCACGGATCACGTTTTCTTAAGGTTACCCGTTTTGTTGGATTAAAGAATTTCGTTAATGTACTTACTGATTATCGATTTTGGGGAGCATTTCGAGTTACTATCATCTTTGTTTTAGGTGGATTGGCGCTT
This genomic window contains:
- a CDS encoding Bacterial extracellular solute-binding protein; translated protein: MRKKGTKILLGVLVLVVVSALISFAFAQDMDQLEIDTANAVFEAADKGQPDPSWQGKKFTIAVLASGPHGAISGPLFFWRPFWEKLTGATYDVAEIPFGELQAKIFTDLATETGNYDAIVGPSFFYGDYIANDWIIPIDKYFDDARMPKWNRDAIAAPIRELYQWGGKWYGFNNDHDGMVIYFRKDLFNDPKWQEEFKNEFNYDLPVRPDSWQEILDLAKFFNGKDWNGDGKEDFGISMHLKVGEQGFFNYIALAGGFVVMPAPGDNPAKVTRFHNQFWFDPETMKPLTNTPGHVKAMEMLVELCKYGPAAMVSWGLGEAWDIFLRGDCAMVFTFGDVGTLSQDTRVSVVQGKLGVVPIPGSSEVYDLETNAWVKMDKSNLVANESGASWHGVITKYAEDPDMIAHFFSWQATPEINHWNVAWGWSGIDPGTIYDFLEPEGQAKIEDYTTTGYNEADIREFLDAYNTMWFKYPLSIPYLRIAGAADYIESLDIHMSEALTGQASPQEALDRVASDWENITEELGREEQKALYWDAIGYTGE